In Solenopsis invicta isolate M01_SB chromosome 13, UNIL_Sinv_3.0, whole genome shotgun sequence, one DNA window encodes the following:
- the LOC105203265 gene encoding probable cytochrome P450 6a14 encodes MVFVELIGAFIVILSIIYIYYKYVIFNFWSRRGVFYVKPVVPTGNIAALITGKVQVGIFFRDAYMKYKNYRAFGMYSLFKPNLLIADPELIRLVLTKEFESFHDRGMYCNEKIDPLTGHLFLMSGKRWRNMRVKLTPTFTTGRIKQMFSIIKECGNKLADYLDRQAQMRESIEIKDILSRYTTDVIMSTAFGINSNCIEEPNNEYRIQGKKVFYFKSLWIALFMFVPQIMNFFSIPLTNRSVTNFYMNIFRQNVEYRQAHNIVRHDFMNLLIQLMEKGYLDPDDDEKTNEAAVDKLTMIEATAQSYVFFIAGFESSSMTTAFTLYELAQREDIQNKLRKEIDEVLSEHGGLTYDAVNNMIYLSKVIKETLRKYPPLPILNRICTEEIVLPTTDIRIPKGTIITIPVLGLHQDPSIYPNPDTFDPERFNLDEVAKRHRFAYLAFGEGPRNCIGKRFGYIETKIGLVCLLAKYKFKIHPRTQIPLVFNPQTLGLAPKGGIHLIIEPR; translated from the exons ATGGTATTTGTGGAATTAATTGGAGCTTTTATCGTTATCCTAAgcattatatacatttattataaatatgtgatATTCAATTTCTGGTCGAGGCGTGGTGTTTTCTATGTCAAACCCGTTGTACCAACTGGAAATATAGCAGCACTCATTACTGGAAAAGTACAAGTAG GCATTTTCTTTCGTGATGCCTATATGAAGTATAAAAACTATCGCGCCTTTGGAATGTATTCACTGTTTAAACCAAACTTGCTGATCGCCGATCCTGAGCTAATTCGACTGGTGTTGACAAAGGAATTCGAAAGTTTCCATGATCGTGGAATGTActgtaatgaaaaaattgaCCCATTAACCGgacatttgtttttaatgtctGGAAAGAGATGGCGAAATATGCGTGTCAAGTTGACACCCACTTTCACTACAGGAAGAATAAAACAGATGTTTTCAATAATAAAGGAATGTGGCAACAAACTTGCAGACTATCTAGACAGACAAGCACAAATGAGAGAATCTATTgagataaaagatatattgtcaag atATACAACAGACGTAATTATGTCAACGGCTTTTGGTATCAACTCAAACTGTATTGAGGAGCCGAATAATGAATACCGAATACAggggaaaaaagttttttatttcaaatcacTTTGGATCGCCTTGTTTATGTTTGTGCCGCAAATTATGAATTTCTTTTCCATTCCTCTTACTAACCGATCAGTAaccaatttttatatgaatatattccGACAAAATGTGGAATATCGGCAAGCACATAACATCGTTAGACATGATTTTATGAATCTACTGATCCAACTTATGGAGAAGGGCTACCTTGATCCTGACGATGACGAAAAGACCAATGAAG CTGCAGTAGACAAACTTACTATGATAGAAGCCACTGCCCAAAGTTATGTCTTCTTCATTGCCGGCTTCGAAAGCAGCTCGATGACGACAGCGTTCACTCTATATGAATTAGCTCAACGTGAAGACATACAAAACAAACTTCGTAAGGAAATCGACGAAGTGTTATCAGAACACGGTGGTTTGACTTACGATGCTGTGAACAATATGATATATCTTAGCAAAGTAATAAAGG aAACTTTACGGAAATATCCTCCTCTTCCCATCTTGAATCGTATCTGCACCGAGGAAATAGTTCTACCAACTACGGATATTCGCATACCAAAGGGAACTATAATAACCATACCGGTGCTTGGACTGCATCAAGATCCATCAATATATCCGAATCCGGATACATTCGATCCAGAAAGATTCAATTTAGACGAGGTAGCAAAAAGGCATCGTTTTGCTTATTTGGCATTCGGGGAAGGCCCACGAAACTGCATTG GTAAACGATTTGGCTATATAGAAACAAAAATCGGACTGGTGTGTCTTCTggcaaaatataaattcaaaattcatcCCCGGACTCAAATCCCACTTGTCTTCAACCCGCAAACTCTTGGTCTTGCACCAAAAGGCGGTATACACCTTATTATTGAGCCGCGATAA
- the LOC120356863 gene encoding probable cytochrome P450 6a14 encodes MVLVELIGAFIIALSIVYIYFKYVIFHFWRKRGVFYPKPVVPIGNVTELIMGKVQLGVFFHDAYLKYKGHGVFGMYSFYKPNLVIADLDLIRTVLTKEFGSFHDRGMFYNEKIDPLSGHLFFMPGKKWRNLRVKMTPTFTSGKIKQMFPILKDCSDELTKYLEDKALMRESVEMKDMFARYLTDVIMSTAFGIKSNCIEEPNNEYRIQGKKIFEANSIWIILVMFVPQIMDFFCIPLTDRQVTNFYMNMFRKSVEYRQAHNIVRHDFMNLLIQLMERGYVDPDDKKTANTSSAVNKLTLAEATAQSYIFFLAGFESSSSIATHALYELAQNQDIQDKVRKEIDETLTKHDDLTYDAVNEMIYLHKVINETMRKYPPLPVLNRICTKEIVLPTANIHVPKGTLITIPVLGLHRDPSLYPDPDKFDPERFNAVEVAERHPYAYLPFGEGPRNCIGARFGYVQMKVGLVNLLSKYKFKLHSRTPVPLTFNEKSVTLAAKDGIYLIIEPR; translated from the exons ATGGTACTTGTTGAATTAATCGGGGCTTTCATCATTGCCCTGAGCAttgtgtatatttattttaaatacgtaatatttcaTTTCTGGCGTAAGAGGGGTGTTTTTTATCCCAAACCCGTCGTCCCAATTGGAAATGTAACAGAGCTCATAATGGGAAAAGTGCAATTAG GTGTTTTTTTCCATGATGCCTACTTAAAATACAAGGGACATGGAGTATTTGgaatgtattcattttataagcCCAACTTGGTTATCGCCGATCTCGATCTCATTCGAACGGTATTAACAAAAGAATTCGGAAGTTTCCATGATCGAGGAATGTTCTACAATGAAAAGATTGACCCATTATCTGGTCACTTGTTCTTTATGCCTGGAAAGAAATGGCGAAATTTGCGCGTTAAGATGACACCTACTTTTACTTCTGGAAAAATAAAACAGATGTTTCCGATCCTGAAGGACTGTAGCGACGAACTCACAAAGTATCTGGAAGACAAAGCACTGATGAGAGAATCCGTCGAGATGAAAGATATGTTTGcaag ATATTTAACGGACGTAATCATGTCAACGGCTTTTGGGATCAAATCTAATTGTATTGAGGAGCCAAATAACGAGTATCGAattcaaggaaaaaaaatttttgaggcAAATTCAATCTGGATCATTCTAGTTATGTTCGTACCGCAAATTATGGATTTCTTCTGCATCCCCCTCACGGACCGACAGGTCACcaacttttatatgaatatGTTTCGAAAAAGTGTTGAATACAGACAGGCTCATAACATCGTCAGACATGACTTTATGAATTTGCTCATACAACTTATGGAGAGGGGTTACGTTGATCCTGATGACAAGAAGACCGCCAATACAtcat CAGCTGTGAATAAACTTACGCTAGCGGAAGCTACTGCGCAAAGTTACATTTTCTTCCTAGCTGGCTTTGAGAGCTCCTCATCAATAGCGACACATGCTCTATACGAGTTAGCTCAAAATCAAGACATACAGGATAAGGTTCGCAAGGAAATTGATGAAACGTTGACAAAGCATGATGATTTGACCTACGATGCTGTGAATGAAATGATATATCTTCATAAAGTGATAAATG AGACTATGAGGAAATATCCACCTCTTCCTGTGTTGAATCGCATCTGCACGAAGGAAATAGTCTTACCAACAGCGAATATTCATGTGCCAAAAGGAACATTAATAACTATACCTGTGCTCGGTCTACATCGAGATCCGTCCTTATACCCGGATCCGGATAAATTTGATCCTGAACGATTTAACGCGGTCGAAGTAGCAGAAAGACATCCATATGCTTATTTACCATTCGGAGAAGGTCCAAGAAATTGCATAG gTGCGCGGTTTGGTTACGTGCAAATGAAAGTCGGACTTGTAAATCTTCTATCGAAATACAAGTTCAAACTTCACTCTCGAACTCCGGTCCCGCTTACGTTCAACGAAAAATCTGTTACTCTTGCAGCAAAAGATGGAATATACCTCATTATTGAACCacgataa